The nucleotide window ACAGCCGTTTCTATAGCCACAGAACCTGTCCCGACAACTTCAGACATTGAAAAGGAGACCATGCCCGAACTATGCAGCAGCTTTATTACAGAACTTGTTGTAGCTGAGAAGGTTACAGCTTGTATTTCACCTAGTGTACAGTCACACAATGAAGGTTAGTGAATTCTtatcatttttacaagcttttatttactttcacctgaccgttgtctgtgtgtaatcaaatcttgcaagttaaatttgatccacttaccggtttccgattgagctgaaattttacatacatatgtaagtcgggtgacaatgcaatattatggtgtcatcgaggtgatctgatgatggagaccggaggtggccataggaactccgtgataaaacaacgaaacctaattgtgtttggggttcttagaattgtctcgatgagtattcgttgcttgtggaaaaaaaagtacagtcggcgataaaagcttgtaccaaaaatgaaattttggccaa belongs to Cydia splendana chromosome 26, ilCydSple1.2, whole genome shotgun sequence and includes:
- the LOC134803366 gene encoding uncharacterized protein LOC134803366 isoform X3, with amino-acid sequence MDPLKEHAYVRKSHDDHTYCQQVPQKASPAIPSTSGVKSTAVGHTPKQTMAVSIATEPVPTTSDIEKETMPELCSSFITELVVAEKVTACISPSVQSHNEG